Part of the Thiohalophilus sp. genome is shown below.
GATGCCAGCCACTCTGGCCAGCTCGTCGATCACTTCGGTCTGAATCAGGGTCGAGTCCATATCAAAGCAGACCAGGCGGCGACTGCGCCGATACAGGTTATCTTCCTGCACGGCCACATCGATTTCCATATCCTGGGCGATCTGTAAAAACCGGGCATGCATCCCCGGGATATCCTCGACTTCCCCGGTCAGGGTCAATTGCACGGCCGCCGCCCCGCTCTGTTTCTCGGCGCGATGCAGGGAAAGCCTTCCGGAAAGCCGGCTGACGTCCTCGATATTAAACCCGTTTTCCCCCACCACTTTGGTGACGCGGGCAATATGGCGGGCGGTAATCTGCCGTCCCAGCAGGGTTACGATATGCCGGGCCTGGCCCTGGCGGGCTACCCACTGCTCGTAATCCTGTTCATTGATGGGGGTAAAACGGATATCGAGATCCAGCTCATGGGCGCTGAACAACAGATCCTTGAACAGGGAACAGTTTTTATTCTCGTCCGGCGCCTCGATCAACAACCCGAGCGCCAGGCTGTTATGGGTCACGGACTGATCGATATCCAGCACCGGAATATCGTAATCGGCCAGTACGCCGGTCAAGCGGGCCGTGAGTCCCGGCCGGTCGCGGCCGGTGACATTAATCAGAACCACTTCACTCATGTTATTCCCACTCGATGGTGCCGGGGGGCTTGCCGGTAATGTCATAGACCACGCGGGAGATGCCGTCGATTTCGTTGACGATACGCCGGGAAACGTGATCCAGAAATTCATAGGGCAGATGCGCCCAGCGGGCGGTCATAAAGTCGATGGTCTCGACCGCGCGCAACGCCACCACGTACTGGTAACGACGGCCGTCGCCGGTGACCCCGACCGACTTGACCGGCATAAAGACGGTAAAGGCCTGGCTGATCTGATCGTAGAGATCATGTTTGCGCAGTTCCTCGATATAAATAGCATCGGCCAGGCGCAGCAGATCGGCGTACTTTTTTTTCACTTCACCGAGAATGCGCACCCCCAGACCGGGACCGGGAAACGGATGCCGATAAACCATATCGAAGGGCAGTCCGAGTTCCACGCCGATCCTTCGCACCTCGTCCTTGAACAGCTCGCGCAGGGGCTCGCAGAGCTTGAGTTTCATGTTCTCCGGCAGACCGCCCACGTTATGGTGGGATTTGATCAGATGCGCCTTGCCGGTTTTGGCGCCGGCCGATTCGATGACATCGGGATAGATGGTACCCTGCGCCAGCCAGGTCGCCCCTTTCGCCGTCCCTGGCTCCCGGCGCATTAGTCCATCCGTGGACGTCGCATTGGTCAGCTTGCTCGCTTCATCATCGAAGACATCGATAAACGTGTTGCCGATGATCTTGCGTTTCTCTTCCGGATCACTGACACCTTCCAACTTGCCCAGAAAGAGGTCCTCGGCATCCACGCAGATGACCCGGATGCCCATGTGTTCGGCAAAGGTGGCCATCACCTGCTCGCCTTCAAGGTGACGCAACAGGCCATTGTCCACAAACACACAGGTCAGCTGATCCCCGATCGCCTTGTGCAGCAAGGCCGCCACCACCGAGGAATCGACCCCCCCGGAAAGACCGAGTATCACTTCGTCCTCGCCGATCTGCGCACGAATGTCGTCGATACTCTGATCGATGATGTTCTCCGGCGTCCACAGCCGGCGGCAGCCACAGATCTCGTGCACGAAGCGTTCGATAATCCGCTGACCCTGGTTGGTGTGGGTCACCTCGGGATGAAACTGCAGGCCATAAAAATGCCGCTGCACATCGGCGATGCCGGCGATGGGCGCGCTGTCGGTGGAGGCCATCAGTTTGAAACCCGCTGGCAGGTCGATCACCCGATCGCCGTGACTCATCCACACATCCAGCAGCCCATAGCCTTCGGGACTGGCATGATCCTCGATATCCTTGAGCAGCGGGGTATGCCCGTGGGCACGCACCTGCGCATAGCCGTATTCATGGCGATCGCTGGTCTCCACCTTGCCGCCCAGTTGCCGGGCCATGGTCTGCATGCCGTAACAGATTCCCAGTACCGGTACACCCAGCTCGAAGATCAGCGGCCAGGCCAGGGGCGCATCCTCGGCGGTCGTGCTCTCCGGGCCGCCGGAGAGGATGATGCCATTGGGCCTGAAGTCGCGAATCTCGGCCTCGGCCATGTCCCAGGGGTGCAGCTCGCAATAGACGCCGGCCTCACGCACCCGGCGGGCAATCAACTGGCTGTACTGGGAACCGAAATCGAGGATCAAGACGCGATCCGAATGGATATCCTGGGACATGGGCAAACTCTCAAAATGGGCCGGGATGGACAATAGAGCGGCGATGATCCCGGAAATCGCCTGAAATTTCAAGTATTTTTACTAAAATCAGTCACTTATACACCAAGACGGTCTCTGGTCCCGGCCCTGCCACACTCTATATAATGTAAGGATGAAATATATCGGAGCCCATGTCAGTGCCGCCGGCGGCGTGCAGAACGCCCCGCTCAATGCGCAGACCATCGGCGCGCGCGCCTTTGCCCTGTTCACCAAAAACCAGCGCCAGTGGCAGGCCAAACCGCTGACCCGCGAGGCGATCGACGCGTTTAAAACCCATTTGCAACAGGTCGGTATCGCCGCCGAGCACGTCCTGCCACACGACAGTTATCTGATCAATCTCGGTCATCCGGAGAAAGCCGCGCTGGAAAAATCCCGCGCCGCATTTGTCGACGAGATGCAGCGTTGTGAACAGCTGGGCCTGAAACTGCTGAATTTTCATCCCGGCTCCCACCTGAACAAGATCAGTGAAAGCCAGAGCCTGGCCATCGTAGCGGAGTCCATTAACCTGGCGCTGGAACAGACCCGGGGCGTCACCGCCGTGATCGAAAACACCGCCGGCCAGGGCACCAACCTCGGCTACCGCTTTGAGCATCTGGCCGAAATCATCGAGCAGGTTGAAGATAAGTCCCGGGTCGGGGTCTGTATTGATACCTGTCATACCTTCACCGCCGGTTACGATCTGCGTACCCCAGACACCTGTGAAGCCACCTTTGAAGAATTCGATCGGATCGTCGGTTTTGACACTCTGCGCGGTCTGCATCTTAACGGCTCCAAGCCGGATCTGGGCGATCGGGTCGATCGGCATGAATCGCTGGAGAAAGGCAAACTGGGACTGGCCGTGTTTCACTACATCATGCAGGACAAGCGGTTCGACGCTGTTCCCATGGTCCTGGAAACACCCGATCCGGATAACTGGGCGCATGAGATCGAATTGCTGTACAGCTGGCAGTAACCACACAGTATCCCGGCTTCCCGACCGCCAACTGCCGACTGCCGACTGCCAACTTTCTTATACCCCCTCCCGACAGGGGTTGATTCGCCCCCCGTCAGACCTGACATAATAGGTATCTCTCAGGTTAAACGGATTTCAGTATGCCTTATTCAGAACAGACGATTACGTCCAAACGCCCCTGGGCGGAGAATATCTTTACCTTCACCACCACCCGACCGGAAGGCTTTGAATTCAAAAACGGCGAGTTTGTGACCCTGGGCCTGCGCCCGGAAGGCAAGCTGATACCGCGTGCCTATTCGATCGTCTCCACCAATGACGATGACCAGCTGGAATTTCTGAGCATCGCGGTGCCGGACGGTCCGCTGACCAGCCATCTGGCCCAGGTGGATACCGGCAGCTCCATCTGGATCAACACCAAAAGCACCGGCTCATTGACTGTGAACCATGTTCAACCGGGACGCCATTTATATATGCTGGCGACCGGTACCGGACTGGCCCCGTTTATGTCGTTAATCCGCTCCAGCGAGGCATTCGAGCAATTCGAACGGGTCATATTGATCCACAGTGTACGCCATACTCCGGCACTGGCCTACCGGGATGAGCTGGAAGCCCGCCATGGCGACGAGTTCCTGTATGTCCCGACAGTCACCCGGGAAGACTTTCCCAACACGGCACGTGGCGCCGATCTGTTTCGTTCAGGCCAGCTGACCGAACAACTGGATCTGCCACCGGTGGATCCGAAGCAGGATCGGGTCATGCTCTGCGGCAATCCGCAAATGAACCGGGACATGAGCGAACACCTGGAACAACACGGCTGGACCATGACCAATTACAAGGGCGTGGGCAACTTCACCGTGGAACAGGCGTTTGTTCATCAGAACTGAGACCCCGATCTACACGCGGGCCGACCGATGACTGGCGCAACATTTCGATAAACGCCTCGGCGACGGGATGATCCAGGCGCGAGCGATTGCGGGCAATCCAGAGGGTCCGCAAAATCCGAAAGCCGGTCACCTTGATATGAAACAGTTCGCCTTCGGCGACCTTCTCCTCTACCGCAAAACGCGGCAAAAAACTGACATGCTTGCCGTGTTCCAGCATTTCCATAATGGTATCGGTGGAGCCCACCTCCAGTGCGACGTTCAACTCCTCGATCCCAATCCGTCGCAGGGCCTGATCCAGCGATTCACGGCTCGAGGCGTTTTTCTCCCGCAGCACGAACTTCAGACGAGTCAGCTCCTCCACCGGCAACAGATCCGTGCCGGCCAGGGGGTGGCGATGACCGCAGACCAGCCACAGCTCGTCCTCGGCCCATTTTTGCACCAGTACATCGGGATGATCCGGCGCACCTTCCATCAGGGCCAGATCCGTCAGACCGGTCGCCAGATGCGACTGTATGTTGCGGCCGTAGGCCATGCGACTTTCGACCCGGTAGCGGGGATATTGTTCGGCAAAACGGTACAGCAGATCCGAAAGCAGGTGTTCGCCGATGGAAAAGGTTACCTCCAGGCGCATGGAATCCTGCCCCCGTCCCATATGCAGCAGCTCTTCCTGCAGAGCGCGCTGACGATCCAACGTCTGCACCGCCAGCAGATAGACCTTCTCCCCGGCCGGGGTCAGTCGCAAGCGGCCGCTGATCCGCTCCATAAGCCGGGTACCATAGCTTGCCTCCAGGGCCCGCAGCCGCTTGGTGACCGCGGGCTGGCCAATATTCATGGCCTCGGCCGCCGCCGAGACACCGCCTTTTTCCACCACCGCCCGCAAGGTCGCCCAGCCATTGATGTCCGGCAAATCTTTATATTCCATACAAGAATATCCTGGTAAAGAATTTCATTAGTAAATGCTTAACTACTAG
Proteins encoded:
- the serB gene encoding phosphoserine phosphatase SerB; its protein translation is MSEVVLINVTGRDRPGLTARLTGVLADYDIPVLDIDQSVTHNSLALGLLIEAPDENKNCSLFKDLLFSAHELDLDIRFTPINEQDYEQWVARQGQARHIVTLLGRQITARHIARVTKVVGENGFNIEDVSRLSGRLSLHRAEKQSGAAAVQLTLTGEVEDIPGMHARFLQIAQDMEIDVAVQEDNLYRRSRRLVCFDMDSTLIQTEVIDELARVAGIGDQVAAITESAMRGEIDFSESFRQRMALLEGLEESTLQQIAEDLPITEGAERLISTLRHFGYKVAILSGGFTYFANYLKEKLGVDYVYANQLDFENGKLTGKVSGEIIDGQMKAKLLQQLAEQEGISTEQVIAVGDGANDLPMLSIAGLGIAFHAKPLVREQAQHSIATLGLDAILYLLGMRDRELQSLGSR
- the guaA gene encoding glutamine-hydrolyzing GMP synthase: MSQDIHSDRVLILDFGSQYSQLIARRVREAGVYCELHPWDMAEAEIRDFRPNGIILSGGPESTTAEDAPLAWPLIFELGVPVLGICYGMQTMARQLGGKVETSDRHEYGYAQVRAHGHTPLLKDIEDHASPEGYGLLDVWMSHGDRVIDLPAGFKLMASTDSAPIAGIADVQRHFYGLQFHPEVTHTNQGQRIIERFVHEICGCRRLWTPENIIDQSIDDIRAQIGEDEVILGLSGGVDSSVVAALLHKAIGDQLTCVFVDNGLLRHLEGEQVMATFAEHMGIRVICVDAEDLFLGKLEGVSDPEEKRKIIGNTFIDVFDDEASKLTNATSTDGLMRREPGTAKGATWLAQGTIYPDVIESAGAKTGKAHLIKSHHNVGGLPENMKLKLCEPLRELFKDEVRRIGVELGLPFDMVYRHPFPGPGLGVRILGEVKKKYADLLRLADAIYIEELRKHDLYDQISQAFTVFMPVKSVGVTGDGRRYQYVVALRAVETIDFMTARWAHLPYEFLDHVSRRIVNEIDGISRVVYDITGKPPGTIEWE
- the nfo gene encoding deoxyribonuclease IV, which codes for MKYIGAHVSAAGGVQNAPLNAQTIGARAFALFTKNQRQWQAKPLTREAIDAFKTHLQQVGIAAEHVLPHDSYLINLGHPEKAALEKSRAAFVDEMQRCEQLGLKLLNFHPGSHLNKISESQSLAIVAESINLALEQTRGVTAVIENTAGQGTNLGYRFEHLAEIIEQVEDKSRVGVCIDTCHTFTAGYDLRTPDTCEATFEEFDRIVGFDTLRGLHLNGSKPDLGDRVDRHESLEKGKLGLAVFHYIMQDKRFDAVPMVLETPDPDNWAHEIELLYSWQ
- a CDS encoding ferredoxin--NADP reductase, with translation MPYSEQTITSKRPWAENIFTFTTTRPEGFEFKNGEFVTLGLRPEGKLIPRAYSIVSTNDDDQLEFLSIAVPDGPLTSHLAQVDTGSSIWINTKSTGSLTVNHVQPGRHLYMLATGTGLAPFMSLIRSSEAFEQFERVILIHSVRHTPALAYRDELEARHGDEFLYVPTVTREDFPNTARGADLFRSGQLTEQLDLPPVDPKQDRVMLCGNPQMNRDMSEHLEQHGWTMTNYKGVGNFTVEQAFVHQN
- a CDS encoding LysR family transcriptional regulator, with amino-acid sequence MEYKDLPDINGWATLRAVVEKGGVSAAAEAMNIGQPAVTKRLRALEASYGTRLMERISGRLRLTPAGEKVYLLAVQTLDRQRALQEELLHMGRGQDSMRLEVTFSIGEHLLSDLLYRFAEQYPRYRVESRMAYGRNIQSHLATGLTDLALMEGAPDHPDVLVQKWAEDELWLVCGHRHPLAGTDLLPVEELTRLKFVLREKNASSRESLDQALRRIGIEELNVALEVGSTDTIMEMLEHGKHVSFLPRFAVEEKVAEGELFHIKVTGFRILRTLWIARNRSRLDHPVAEAFIEMLRQSSVGPRVDRGLSSDEQTPVPR